A window of Bradyrhizobium diazoefficiens genomic DNA:
GTTGCCGCCGGGCCAGACTCCATCAGTGACCGGCGTTGATCGGGTAGATCAGGTCGGCTGATTTTGCCGAAGTGGGCCAGACCACCTGTCGAGCAACTTCACCGTTTGCCTTTTGCCACTGCGCCAAAACCATCTCGTGCGCGACCTGCAATCCGTGGTGCTTCGGGTCAGCCGCAAATTTGATGTGCCCGAAGAAGGTCGTGACATCGGTCTGGTCGAGCGCCTTGGCCACTTTCTCCGTATCGAGCGAGCCGGCCTTCTCGATCGCATGCTGCAGGACGACGCCGGCCGTGTAGCCCGAAGCCACATGGTAATCCGCCTTCTGGTGCAACTTGGCCTCGAAAGCCTTCGCGAATTCCTCCGTCGTCGGCCCGAATTGCGGCTTGTAGTTGACCTGGGGCTCCCATTGCGACGGCACTGTCACGCCCAGCGCGGCGGCCCCGAGCTCGGAGAATTTGTCATCTGCCGGTGCCACGAGAATCGATATCCACTTCAGATTGGCCTTCTGGTCATACATCTGGCGCGCCAGCGTGGCGCCGTCCGAATAATGCCCGCCGCCCATGAAGGCATCCGCGTTGGATGAAATGATCTTGTTGACGATCGGCCCGAAATCGGTTGTCGAGGGAGCATACGACTCGTCCATGACGACCTCGAGCCCGGCCTCCTTGGCTTGCTCCTTTGCCGCAGCGAGCACGGTCTTCGAGAATGGATCATCGGAATAGACCATGGCAATCTTGGCGTGCGGATTCTTCTCCTTCAGTGCCGCGATCGCACCCGAAAGATAATGCCCCGCTGAAGTAATCACCATGAACAGATGCTTGCTACCGAGCTGGAACGGCTTTTCCTCGGCACCTCCGCTGTCAATCATGATCTTCCCGTACTGCTCGCTGATCACGGCGGCCGCTGCCGTCAATCCCGAGGAATAGGGACTGAACAGAAAATCGGCCTTGTCCTGGTTGACGAGACGCGTGTAAAGCTGCTGGACACGGCCACCGACCGATTGATCGTCATAGCTGGCGAACTTCACCTGGTAGCGCTTGTCGCCGACCTGGATGCCGCCTTTGCTGTTCACCTCATCACGCCAGAATTCAAAGCCGCGTTCCTGTCCGGTCGAATCCACATTGAGCGGACCGGTTCGCGAAGCCGTGAAGCCGATGGTGATGGAGCTGGTATCTGCAGCGAACGCCGGCGTCACGATCATCGTCGCAACCGCCAGGAGTGCACAAAACGGTTTCATCTGTTTCCTCCGTTGTTGCCCCCTGCGTTCTATTGCAATCTCGATCCCCTTTTTAATCCCACCAAAACGGACTGTTCTCCGTCACACCTGATTGGAACGTGTCGAACCCCGTACAAGGTATGAACTAGCATATCCGATCGACCAATGCGTCCGCGACCTTAGAATGAGTTGCTGCGCTGCGGCGCGGCTTCGCATGCGCATCAAATCCGCGGTCTGGCCTTCGGCTCGCGGCTGCCCGCAAGATGAGACCAAGATGTGACCATCACCGTCACCCGGCTGGCAACAGCGCTCGTCGCATTGCCGCTCGGCTGAGGAGAAAAAGGGTTCGACGCGTCTTGCGCTCCCCAAGCGCGCCCAGCCAGGCGACCACACACCTGCGCTGGGAGGCGCTCCTCACCTATCTGCCCATGCAACTCCGATATCAGGTGGAGCTCACCGCATCGCTTGACCCCGCAAGCTGCGGAGCGCTCCGCTCCGCCTCGCGGGAATGATTGGCCGCGATCAGCAGGTAGGCCGCAGGCACCACGAACAGCGTGAACAGCGTCCCGATCGAGAGTCCGCTCGCGATCACAAGCCCCATGTTGAACCGCGATACCGCTCCCGCGCCGCTGGCGAGGATCAGCGGCACGACTCCGACCACCATCGCCGCCGTCGTCATCAGGATCGGCCGCAGCCTGATGCCGGCAGCCCGCTCGATGGCCTCGCGCTTGGACACGCCGCTCCGCTGCAACTCGTTGGCAAACTCCACGATCAGGATTGCGTGCTTGCTGATCAGCCCCATCAGCGTCACCAGGCCGACCTCGGTGTAGATATTCAGCGACGCGCCGCCGATCCCGAGGCTGATGAAGATCAGCGCGCCCGCTATCGACATCGGCACCGAGACCAGGATGATGCATGGATCGCGGAAGCTCTCGAACAGCGCGGCCAGCGACAGGAAAATGATCACGAGCGCAAATCCAAAGGTGACGACAAAGCCGGAGGATTCCTGGATGTATTGCCGCGACAGGCCCGCATAGTCGACCGTGTAGCCCTGCGGCAAGGTCCGCGCCGCGAGATTGCTGAGGAACTCAAGCGCGTCCGCTTGCGCGACACCGGGCGCGGCCACGCCCTGGATGGTGGCGCTGTTGAGCTGCTGAAAGTGATTGAGCGTTTCAGGCACGGTCTTGGTCGTGATGTGCGCGATCGTCGAGAGCGGCACCGGGATGCCGTCGACGGTGGCAACGTAGTAATTGAGCAACTGATCTGTATTGAGACGATACCTGTGTTGAACCTGCGGAATCACCTTGTAGGAACGCTGATCGAGACTGAAATAGTTCACATAGCCGCCGCCCAGCATCGCAGCCATGGCATTTCCGACGTCACTCATCTTGGGCCCAAGCTGCGCGGCCTTGTTGCGATCGATTTCGACCACGGCTTCCGGGTTGTCGATCTTCAAGTCCGTGTCGAGGAAGATGAACATGCCGCTGTCTAGGGCGGCCTTGAGAAATCGCTGAGCTGCGTCATTCAACTTGTCGAAGGAGTCGGTCGTCTTGATCACGAACTGGACCGGCAAGCCCTGGCTGCCCGGCAGCGGCGGCAATTGGAATGCCGCGATGCGCGCGCCGGCGACCTGATCGAGACGTCGCTGGGCGATCGGCTGGAGCTGGTTGCTCGTTCTCTCGCGCTCGTCCCAGGGTTTAAGCACCATGCCCGCGACCACGCTTGCGGGAGAGTTGATCTGGAAGATATGATCAGTCTCCGGAAACTGCTTCATGATCCGGTAGACCTGCTGCGCATACAGCACCTTTTGCTGCAGCGTGGCGTCAGGCGCAAGCGTGGACGAGGCGACCACGACGCCCTGGTCCTCCTGCGGCGCGAGCTCGCTCTTGGCCCCCGTATAGAGGAAATAGATGCTGGACAGCACCAGCAATGCGAAAACAGCGGTTACCGGCAGATAATCGAGGCTGCCATGCAGCCACGCCAGATAGCGGCGCTGCAGTGCCTCGAAACGCCTGTCGATGAAGGCGATAAGACGTTCCTGCCAGCCCGGGGTCGTGCCGTGAGCCTTGAGCAGGCGGGCGCTCATCATCGGCGAGAGCGTCAGCGCCACGATAGCCGATATCGTCACGGCGCCGACCAGCGTGAACGCAAATTCGGTGAACAGAGCGCCGGTCAGGCCGCCCTGGAAGGCGATGGGAACGTAGACCGCGACCAGAACCACCGTCATAGCCAGAATCGGCCTGCCGAGCTCGCGCGCCGCCTCGATCGCCGCGGCAACCGGAGTTTTGCCTTCCGCAAGGTGACGGTCGACGTTCTCGACCACGATGATCGCATCATCCACCACGAGGCCGATCGCCAGCACCAGCGCCAACAGCGTCAGCAGGTTGATCGAAAAGCCGAGCGCCAGCATCATCGTGAAGGTTCCGACCAGCGAGAGCGGAATCGCGACCATCGGAATGACGATGGATCGCACCGAGCCCAGGAACATAAACACGACGAGATTGACGATCAGAAGCGCCTCGACCAGGGTTCGCACCACATCGCGGATGGCGGCATGCACGAAATCGGTCGAATCGTAGACGATGCGGCCGTGCAGTCCGTTCGGCAGGGCCGCGTGGATCCCCGGAAAGATCTTGTGCACGCCGGCGATGACGTCGAGCAGATTGGCGGTCGGCGCCACCTGGATGCCGACATAGACCGCCGGCTTGCCGTCGAACGCGACCTGCGTTTCGTAGCTGTCCGCGCCGAGCGAGACGTTGGCGACATCCTTCAGCCGCACGATCGCGCCGCCTGTCTGCTTGACGATCAGGTTGGCGAACTCGCTCTCGCTGTGCAGCCCGGTCGAGGCGGTCAAATTGATCTCCACCATCTGGCCCTTGGTGGTGCCGAGCCCGGAGATATAGTTGTTCTTGGTCAGCGCAGTCGAAACGTCGGCGGCAGTGAGGCCGTAGGCGGCGAGCTTTTTCGGGTCGAGCCAGGCGCGCAGCGCAAAATTCTGACCACCCAGAATTTCCGCGGTCTGCACGCCTGGAACCGCCTGCAGCTTCGGCTGCACGACACGGGCGAGATAATCAGTGATCTGATTGCGCGCCAACACGTCGCTGTCGAAGCCGAGATACATGGCATCTATGGTCTGGCCGATCTGCACCGTCAGGACCGGCTGCTGCGCCCCTGCGGGAAGCTGGTTCAACACCGAGTTCACCTTGGTGTTGATCTCGGTCAGCGCCTTGTCGGCATCGTAATTCAGACGCAGGTAGATGGTGATCGTAGAGACGCCGCTTGCGCTCTTCGAGTTGATGTAGTCGATGCCGTTCGCCTGCGCGATCGCATTCTCGAGCGGCGTGGCGATGAAGCCGGCGATCACATCGGGATCGGCGCCGTAATAGGTCGTGGTGACGGTCACCACGGCATTCTGCGTGCGCGGATATTGCAGCACCGGCAGCGAACCGATGGCGCGCAGGCCAAGGACCAGGATCATCAAATTGAGGACGGTGGCAAGAACGGGCCGACGAATGAAGAGGTCGGTGAAGTTCATCGCATGACCTTCATTGTTCCGAGACCTGCGGATTCGCACTGAAAGACATCGGCACTTCGTTGTTGATACGGACCGGCGATCCGTTGTGAAGCTTGTTCTGTCCGGCCGTCACGACGACATCGCCCGGCTCTATTCCGTCGAGCACGGCAACCTGATCCCCGCGCGTCTGGCCCGTCTTCACGAAGACCTGGTGCGCGACCTGGTGCTGCTGTTCGCCTCCGCCCTTGCCGGCGGCATTCTCCACCACGTAGGCAATGTTGCCATAGGCGTTGTAGTAGATCGCGGTTTTCGGCAGGGTCACGTAGCGCTGCGGCTTGCCCACATCGACGTCCACGGTCGCGAACATTCCGGGCAGGAGTCTCTCGTCGGGATTGTTGAAGGTCGCGCGGATCTGGACGTTACGGCTTGCCGCATTGACGAGCGGGTTGATCGCCAGGATCTTGCCGGCGAACTTCTCGTCGGGATAGGTATCGACCTTGGCCGTTACGGCCTGCCCGACCTTGATCTTGGCGAGCGCCTGCTGCGGCAAATAGAAGTCGACGAAAATCGGATCAACCTGCTGCAGGGTCACGATCGGCGTGCCCGGCGCGATATACTGGCCGAGATCGACCTGGCGGATGCCGAGCCGGCCGGCGAACGGAGCCCGGATCGATTTGTAGCCGACGAGCGCCTGCTGCTGCGCGACTTGCGCCTGGTCGTTCTTGAGCGTTGCAAGATCAGTGTCCACCGTCTGCTGGCTGACCGCCTGGGTCGTGAGCAGCTTGCGGTCCCGGTCATAGTTTAGCTGGGCCAACGACGCCGTCGCCTGGAGAGCCTGCAGATGAGCGATCTCGTCAGCGTCTTCCAACTCGACGAGCAAAGCTCCCCGTTCGACTCTTTCGCCGGACTGGAAGTGGATGGCCTTGACGATGCCCGCAACCTGCGGGCTGAGATCGGCCCCCTTTTCTGCCCTTGTGCTCCCAACAGCCTCCAGGCGATCCTGCCACTGCTGTGTGCCGGCAATAATTGTGGAGACTGTTTGCGGCGGATTCCGCAGGCCCGCGATCGCTTTCTGGATCGCCTTGGCCTTGAACGCTTCAAACCCGAAGATCGCCGCAAAGACCAGGCCCACAGCAACCAGCATGATGGCCATACGTCGAAACATCCGGGATTCCGGCTTGATGGGACACCCGATAACGCCCGAGACGGCCTGCAGTCTCTCACTCTCTCCCGGAATTGATCAGGATGGCCATATTCCCGCGCATTGCGGTCGAGCCGCCAAATATGTGACGACAGCTGGAACCGACTGGTCCAAAGAACGTTCAACGGCCATGTGGCAACCTCCGGCGCTCCCCCCGCCAGTCCGGCCGCCGATCCCTTGAGGCTTTCATAGAGCGGCCGGCCCCGTTTTCGGCTGCTGCCGCGCAGGAATTCACGCAGTGACCGGTAGTGCAGTCTATCTCGCCACGATCTGGATCCTTCCGGTGATCATCGCGATTACCTTTCACGAAGCCGCGCATGGCTTTGTGGCTCACCTCCTGGGCGATGATACCGCCTGGTGGTTCGGACGTGTGAGCTTCAACCCTTCAAGCATATCGACCTGTTTGGAACAGTGCTGCTGCCCGGCCTGCTGCTGATGCGCTTGCCATTCCTGTTCGGATACGCCAAGCCGGTCCCCGTCAATTTCCGGGCGCTGCGTCGGCCGCGACGCGATATGGTGCTGGTTGCCGCAGCGGGACCGGCGATGGACATCGCGCTCGCCGGTGCTCGCAGCGCTAGTACCCGGAATCATAGCGGGGTGATACGGCGGCCTTTGAAGGGGCCGCTACTCGGGGCGCGACTTCGGCTCGACCTTGGCGCGGCTTCGCACGTGCTCGCCGCGTCGGCCGACACCACCATCGAAGAGATCCTTCGCGTCACCGGCAATGCATAGGCCGGCAATCGTCGTGAACCCGAGCGAAGCGCGACCGCCCGGCGCGAACATCGAAACGGATCCAGATTAGATCTGCCTAATCGACGCAAACTCAAAATTTTCGTTCGGCGGGTTCTCGCCGATGCGGATTCTGGTATCGCTCAGGAAATGATAAGGCGGCACCGGGAGATTGTAGGGCGCCGGGACTCCTCGAAACACCCGGCCCGCAAGATCGTATTTGGAGCCGTGGCACGGACAGAAATAGCCGCCCAGCCAGTTCGCGGTCGGCTGAGTTGCATTCGGCTGAGGCTCGAACTCTGGAATGCATCCGAGATGGGTGCAGATGCCGATGATGATGCCGAATTCCGGTTTGATCGAACGATGCCAATTCTCCGCGTAGGGCGGCTGTTGCAGCTCGGATGAACGGGGATCGGCCAACTGCGCGACCAGCGCGGGATCCCTGAGCGTCTGCAGCACCTTCGCCGTGCGATGGGTCACGAACACAGGCCTGTCGCGCCATCGCACCACAACCTGCTGACCCGGCGCGACCTTGTCGAGATCGAGTTCGATCGGGCCGCCAGCAGCCAGCGTCGAAGCGTCCGGCTCCATTTGACTGACGAACGGGACAATCGATGCCACGACACCGACGGCGCCGAAAGCCGCGGTCGCGATATACAAAAAATCGCGACGCGTCGCTTTATCGGACGGGACAACGGTCGGGGTGGAAGCTTGTTCGGACATGACGGAGTCCTCCTGTCGACAAGGGCACAGACGGCAGAAGCGTTGTGCTCAGTCGAACTCAGCGATGCCGCCGAGACTGTTCAATGCAGACGAAGCCGACTCCATTTGATGGAAACCACGCAACCGCCGGTCCAACGCGAACGATTCACGCGAACAATCTCAAAGCAACACGTAGTGAGGCTTCGAGCCATTCCAAGACGAGTGCGCGCAATTCGTTCTGACCTCACGCATTCTTAATTTCTCGCGAGAACAAGCGTCGCTCTCGGGTCCGCTCTCGCTCATGCAGAGCGCCATATCGATGGTCTGCCTGCCGGATTTCCATTACAGAACGCAATCGGCCCGGATTGAGCACGTGAACGAAGATCGCAAGATCGTGACCGAATTACCAATATGCGATGAAACCCTTTCTGCCGTAGGGAACTTTTCTAAGTGTCATTGAACTTCGAACGTTCAATCCACGCGACCTGACCCACTTCGAGATGAGCGTGAGCGCATCTCGGCGCGTCGTGTCCTCGCCTAAGAACGCTGGGCGACAATAAACATCGTCGTAAGATACTCGGGGGGCCCGCACCAAGGAGGCCCCAAAATGCGCCTAGAAACTCTATTCAATCACGGCGTACCACGCAGAACCTTGTTGAAGGCAGGTCAGATCGACGCCGTGACCGGCACTGATTGTCATTGAAACGTCCTCCGCGTCTGTAACACCACGCGCATGGAGACCAATTCGGTCTCCAAGCTCCTGCTCGATAAGTTCGGCAAAAAATGGTATTTCATCACACCTGACTGCGCCTTCGGCCATACGCTGCAGCAGGGCTTCGAGGCCAGCCTGAAGAAATACGACGGAACGGAAGTCGGTGCCTCTCTGACCCCGCTCGGCTCCGTCGATTTCTCATCCTACCTGATCAAAGGCTCAGGCTGCGAGCCCCGACATCATCATCTTTCTGACCGCGGGACAGGATGCTGTCAATTCACTGAAGCAGGCGGTGCAGTTCGGCCTCGACAAAAAATTT
This region includes:
- a CDS encoding amino acid ABC transporter substrate-binding protein, giving the protein MKPFCALLAVATMIVTPAFAADTSSITIGFTASRTGPLNVDSTGQERGFEFWRDEVNSKGGIQVGDKRYQVKFASYDDQSVGGRVQQLYTRLVNQDKADFLFSPYSSGLTAAAAVISEQYGKIMIDSGGAEEKPFQLGSKHLFMVITSAGHYLSGAIAALKEKNPHAKIAMVYSDDPFSKTVLAAAKEQAKEAGLEVVMDESYAPSTTDFGPIVNKIISSNADAFMGGGHYSDGATLARQMYDQKANLKWISILVAPADDKFSELGAAALGVTVPSQWEPQVNYKPQFGPTTEEFAKAFEAKLHQKADYHVASGYTAGVVLQHAIEKAGSLDTEKVAKALDQTDVTTFFGHIKFAADPKHHGLQVAHEMVLAQWQKANGEVARQVVWPTSAKSADLIYPINAGH
- a CDS encoding ABC transporter substrate-binding protein; the protein is METNSVSKLLLDKFGKKWYFITPDCAFGHTLQQGFEASLKKYDGTEVGASLTPLGSVDFSSYLIKGSGCEPRHHHLSDRGTGCCQFTEAGGAVRPRQKISYRRSTAGA
- a CDS encoding efflux RND transporter periplasmic adaptor subunit, whose product is MAIMLVAVGLVFAAIFGFEAFKAKAIQKAIAGLRNPPQTVSTIIAGTQQWQDRLEAVGSTRAEKGADLSPQVAGIVKAIHFQSGERVERGALLVELEDADEIAHLQALQATASLAQLNYDRDRKLLTTQAVSQQTVDTDLATLKNDQAQVAQQQALVGYKSIRAPFAGRLGIRQVDLGQYIAPGTPIVTLQQVDPIFVDFYLPQQALAKIKVGQAVTAKVDTYPDEKFAGKILAINPLVNAASRNVQIRATFNNPDERLLPGMFATVDVDVGKPQRYVTLPKTAIYYNAYGNIAYVVENAAGKGGGEQQHQVAHQVFVKTGQTRGDQVAVLDGIEPGDVVVTAGQNKLHNGSPVRINNEVPMSFSANPQVSEQ
- the petA gene encoding ubiquinol-cytochrome c reductase iron-sulfur subunit, which codes for MSEQASTPTVVPSDKATRRDFLYIATAAFGAVGVVASIVPFVSQMEPDASTLAAGGPIELDLDKVAPGQQVVVRWRDRPVFVTHRTAKVLQTLRDPALVAQLADPRSSELQQPPYAENWHRSIKPEFGIIIGICTHLGCIPEFEPQPNATQPTANWLGGYFCPCHGSKYDLAGRVFRGVPAPYNLPVPPYHFLSDTRIRIGENPPNENFEFASIRQI
- a CDS encoding efflux RND transporter permease subunit — protein: MNFTDLFIRRPVLATVLNLMILVLGLRAIGSLPVLQYPRTQNAVVTVTTTYYGADPDVIAGFIATPLENAIAQANGIDYINSKSASGVSTITIYLRLNYDADKALTEINTKVNSVLNQLPAGAQQPVLTVQIGQTIDAMYLGFDSDVLARNQITDYLARVVQPKLQAVPGVQTAEILGGQNFALRAWLDPKKLAAYGLTAADVSTALTKNNYISGLGTTKGQMVEINLTASTGLHSESEFANLIVKQTGGAIVRLKDVANVSLGADSYETQVAFDGKPAVYVGIQVAPTANLLDVIAGVHKIFPGIHAALPNGLHGRIVYDSTDFVHAAIRDVVRTLVEALLIVNLVVFMFLGSVRSIVIPMVAIPLSLVGTFTMMLALGFSINLLTLLALVLAIGLVVDDAIIVVENVDRHLAEGKTPVAAAIEAARELGRPILAMTVVLVAVYVPIAFQGGLTGALFTEFAFTLVGAVTISAIVALTLSPMMSARLLKAHGTTPGWQERLIAFIDRRFEALQRRYLAWLHGSLDYLPVTAVFALLVLSSIYFLYTGAKSELAPQEDQGVVVASSTLAPDATLQQKVLYAQQVYRIMKQFPETDHIFQINSPASVVAGMVLKPWDERERTSNQLQPIAQRRLDQVAGARIAAFQLPPLPGSQGLPVQFVIKTTDSFDKLNDAAQRFLKAALDSGMFIFLDTDLKIDNPEAVVEIDRNKAAQLGPKMSDVGNAMAAMLGGGYVNYFSLDQRSYKVIPQVQHRYRLNTDQLLNYYVATVDGIPVPLSTIAHITTKTVPETLNHFQQLNSATIQGVAAPGVAQADALEFLSNLAARTLPQGYTVDYAGLSRQYIQESSGFVVTFGFALVIIFLSLAALFESFRDPCIILVSVPMSIAGALIFISLGIGGASLNIYTEVGLVTLMGLISKHAILIVEFANELQRSGVSKREAIERAAGIRLRPILMTTAAMVVGVVPLILASGAGAVSRFNMGLVIASGLSIGTLFTLFVVPAAYLLIAANHSREAERSAPQLAGSSDAVSST